The proteins below come from a single Caulobacter flavus genomic window:
- a CDS encoding efflux transporter outer membrane subunit, which produces MSTLRTLAAATSLLALAACATVGPDYKRPDVAKINEPAAQAPFMGSASVAVSQDPVPDGWWKLYDDETLNGLVQEALAANTDLRVAAASLARARAVAGEADDAGGFSVGASAAAMHARESGEQYLMSEPLPVENLADAGVKVSYQVDLVGRLKRAAEAAHADADASQAALDLARVSVAADVARAYVEACSAGHEIHVAEHSLDLQQKSLDVTNRLIAAGRGTSLDATRARAQVDLQRAAIPSFEAHRKAALYKLAVLTGKPPAQFPKVVEACATPPKLSQPLPVGDGAALLKRRPDVRQAERTLAGATARIGVARGALYPNISFGLGGGSTGLLADIGQPAANRWSLSGLISWTLPGEGERARIRGAEAGADGALARFDGVVLNALRETETSLTAYAHELDRNAALRAARDEAVKAERQAATLYKAGRAPYLQGLDAQRTLAGAEAALAASDAAVAADQVNLFLALGGGWETAPPVKTVQAQR; this is translated from the coding sequence ATGAGCACGCTCCGCACCCTGGCGGCCGCGACCTCGTTGCTTGCCCTGGCCGCCTGCGCCACCGTCGGCCCCGACTACAAGCGGCCCGACGTCGCCAAGATCAACGAGCCGGCCGCCCAGGCCCCGTTCATGGGCTCCGCCAGCGTCGCCGTCAGCCAGGATCCGGTCCCGGACGGCTGGTGGAAGCTCTATGACGACGAGACCCTGAACGGGCTCGTCCAGGAAGCTCTGGCCGCCAACACCGACCTGCGGGTGGCCGCCGCCAGCCTGGCCCGCGCTCGCGCCGTGGCCGGCGAGGCCGACGACGCCGGCGGCTTCTCGGTCGGGGCGTCGGCCGCCGCCATGCACGCCCGCGAGTCCGGCGAGCAGTACCTGATGAGCGAGCCCCTGCCGGTCGAGAACCTGGCCGACGCGGGGGTGAAGGTCTCCTACCAGGTCGATCTCGTGGGACGCCTGAAGCGCGCCGCCGAGGCCGCCCATGCCGACGCCGACGCCAGCCAGGCTGCCCTGGATCTCGCCCGCGTCAGCGTCGCCGCCGACGTCGCGCGGGCCTATGTCGAGGCCTGCTCGGCCGGCCACGAGATCCATGTCGCCGAACACAGCCTGGACCTGCAGCAGAAGAGCCTGGACGTCACCAACCGCCTGATCGCGGCGGGCCGGGGCACGAGCCTCGACGCCACCCGCGCCCGGGCCCAGGTCGACCTGCAGCGCGCCGCCATCCCCAGCTTCGAGGCCCATCGCAAGGCCGCGCTATACAAGCTGGCCGTCCTGACCGGCAAGCCGCCGGCCCAGTTCCCCAAGGTCGTGGAAGCCTGCGCGACGCCGCCGAAGCTTTCCCAGCCCCTGCCGGTGGGCGACGGGGCGGCGCTGCTCAAGCGACGTCCCGACGTCCGCCAGGCCGAACGCACCCTGGCCGGCGCCACCGCCCGCATCGGCGTCGCCAGGGGCGCGCTCTATCCGAACATCAGCTTCGGCCTGGGCGGCGGTTCCACGGGCCTGCTGGCCGACATCGGCCAGCCGGCCGCCAACCGCTGGAGCCTGTCGGGCCTGATCTCGTGGACCCTGCCGGGCGAGGGCGAACGCGCCCGCATCCGCGGGGCCGAGGCCGGCGCCGACGGGGCCCTGGCCAGGTTCGACGGCGTGGTGCTCAACGCCCTGCGCGAGACCGAGACCAGCCTGACCGCCTACGCCCACGAACTCGACCGCAACGCCGCCCTGCGCGCCGCCCGCGACGAGGCCGTGAAGGCCGAGCGCCAGGCCGCCACGCTCTACAAGGCCGGCCGCGCGCCCTACCTCCAGGGCCTCGACGCCCAGCGCACCCTGGCCGGCGCCGAAGCCGCCCTGGCCGCCTCCGACGCCGCTGTGGCCGCCGATCAGGTCAACCTCTTCCTGGCCCTGGGCGGCGGCTGGGAAACCGCGCCGCCGGTGAAGACGGTGCAGGCGCAGCGGTAA
- a CDS encoding efflux RND transporter periplasmic adaptor subunit, with protein sequence MPQLKTILPQAGRVAVTLAVVAVAVVGGKRLWDHYQVDPWTRDGRVRADIVQVAPDVSGLVTAVQVVNDQTVKAGQPLFYVDRDRYALALRQADAAVAAQKAQLAQARRELVRNRVLGDLVAGEITEQSLAKVEQGQAALAQAVAARDLAALNLERTLVVAPTDGFLSDLTLRAGDYVTAGKPVLALIDSRSYRVEGYFEETKLKGLHVGQRVSVTVMGEDRPLHGHIQSIAAGIEDRDRAAGASLLPNVNPTFSWVRLAQRVPVRVALDETPKDLRLIAGRTATVAVLGQAQAQGKGSTKVAAKGAAS encoded by the coding sequence ATGCCCCAGCTGAAAACTATCCTCCCCCAAGCCGGCCGCGTCGCGGTCACCCTGGCCGTCGTCGCCGTCGCCGTGGTCGGGGGCAAGCGCCTCTGGGACCACTATCAGGTCGATCCCTGGACCCGTGACGGCCGCGTCCGCGCCGACATCGTCCAGGTCGCCCCCGACGTCTCGGGCCTGGTGACCGCCGTCCAGGTGGTCAACGACCAGACGGTCAAGGCCGGCCAGCCGCTGTTCTACGTCGACCGCGACCGCTACGCTCTGGCGCTGCGTCAGGCCGACGCGGCCGTCGCCGCCCAGAAGGCCCAACTGGCCCAGGCCCGCCGCGAACTGGTCCGCAACCGCGTGCTGGGCGACCTGGTCGCCGGCGAGATCACCGAGCAGAGCCTTGCCAAGGTCGAGCAAGGCCAGGCCGCCCTGGCCCAGGCCGTCGCCGCCCGCGACCTGGCCGCCCTGAACCTCGAACGCACCCTGGTGGTCGCGCCCACCGACGGCTTCCTGTCGGACCTGACGCTGCGCGCCGGCGACTACGTCACGGCCGGCAAGCCGGTGCTGGCCCTGATCGACAGCCGCTCGTACCGGGTCGAGGGCTATTTCGAGGAGACCAAGCTCAAGGGCCTGCACGTCGGCCAGAGGGTCAGCGTCACCGTCATGGGCGAAGACCGCCCGCTGCACGGCCACATCCAGTCGATCGCCGCCGGCATCGAGGACCGCGACCGCGCCGCCGGCGCCAGCCTGCTGCCCAACGTCAACCCCACCTTCAGTTGGGTGCGCCTGGCCCAGCGGGTGCCTGTCCGCGTCGCCCTGGACGAGACGCCCAAGGACCTGCGCCTGATCGCCGGCCGCACCGCCACCGTCGCGGTGCTGGGGCAGGCTCAGGCGCAAGGGAAGGGGAGCACGAAGGTCGCCGCCAAGGGAGCCGCCTCATGA
- a CDS encoding DUF1656 domain-containing protein — MIGEYNIDGVFLSSVLVSAVAALVAAFVLRRVLSWAGAYRFVWHPALFDTALFVILWAAAVVLVRP; from the coding sequence ATGATCGGCGAATACAATATCGACGGCGTCTTCCTGTCGTCCGTCCTCGTCTCGGCCGTGGCGGCCCTCGTCGCCGCCTTCGTTCTCCGACGCGTGCTGTCCTGGGCCGGAGCCTACCGTTTCGTGTGGCACCCGGCGCTCTTCGACACCGCTCTGTTCGTCATCCTCTGGGCCGCCGCCGTGGTCCTGGTCCGTCCATAA
- a CDS encoding FUSC family protein, with protein MPKFDRWTLLFSLNSFVAAMLALWIGFAVGLPRPYWAMTTAYIVSQPLAGAVRSKALYRVLGTMLGGAAAVALVPNLVNAPVLLCLALALWVGACLTISLLDRTPRSYVLMLAGYTAAIIGFPAVSQPGAIFDLAVWRVVEIGLGIICATLVHSLVFPRPVGTVLRARLSAWLGEADRWALDVLKGADEQAFARDRRHLAAAASEIQMLATHLPFDTTRLRETTGVVRALHERLLILIPLLSGLSDRMQALKDVQDPAARRALDAVVGWIEAGATRGPGLDLIARLQAEAAERRGGDWNALLVESLLVRLAETVQALGEGHALMTRLENPDAPLSPNLAAATANAARRRMHSDLPLALLSGAAAAIAVLLSCGIWIVSGWGDGASAPVMAAVFCCFFAAMDDPVPAIRSFGIFTLVSLPLSALYMFAVLPAIDGYPLLVLTLAPPLLFIGLFIPNPKTMGAALATLMGFCNALALQETFSADFASFLNVNLGQFVGLGAAIFVTAAMRSMSIDAGARRLLSRTWKNLARLARSNRAPEPAAFAAALVDRLGLLTPKLAAVGPRDDLVGVDVLRDLRVGMNLVAVQTARGETSGSARTALDAVLDGVGDHYAALSAGRRQPPRADLLVRLDQALTRMGEARFAPNSALGGVTGLVGLRRNLFPDAPAFNPESAA; from the coding sequence ATGCCCAAGTTCGACCGGTGGACGCTGCTGTTCTCGCTGAACAGCTTCGTCGCCGCCATGCTCGCCCTCTGGATCGGCTTCGCCGTGGGGCTGCCGCGTCCGTACTGGGCCATGACTACGGCCTACATCGTCAGCCAGCCCCTGGCCGGGGCGGTGCGCTCCAAGGCGCTGTATCGCGTGCTCGGCACCATGCTGGGCGGCGCGGCCGCCGTCGCCCTGGTGCCCAACCTGGTCAACGCCCCGGTGCTGCTGTGCCTGGCCCTGGCCCTGTGGGTCGGCGCCTGCCTGACCATCTCGCTGCTCGACCGCACGCCGCGCAGCTACGTTCTCATGCTGGCCGGCTACACCGCCGCCATCATCGGCTTCCCGGCCGTCAGCCAGCCCGGCGCCATCTTCGACCTGGCCGTCTGGCGCGTGGTCGAGATCGGCCTAGGGATCATCTGCGCCACCCTGGTCCACAGCCTCGTCTTCCCGCGTCCGGTCGGGACCGTACTGCGCGCCCGCCTGTCGGCGTGGCTGGGCGAGGCCGACCGCTGGGCGCTGGACGTGCTGAAGGGCGCCGACGAGCAGGCCTTTGCCCGCGACCGCCGTCACCTGGCCGCCGCCGCCAGCGAGATCCAGATGCTGGCTACGCACCTGCCGTTCGACACCACCCGCCTGCGCGAGACCACCGGCGTCGTTCGGGCCCTGCACGAGCGCCTCCTGATCCTCATTCCGCTGCTGTCGGGCCTGTCCGACCGCATGCAGGCCCTGAAGGACGTCCAGGACCCCGCCGCCCGCCGGGCGCTGGACGCCGTGGTCGGCTGGATCGAGGCCGGTGCGACGCGCGGCCCGGGCCTTGACCTCATCGCCCGCCTCCAGGCCGAGGCGGCCGAGCGTCGCGGCGGCGACTGGAACGCCCTGCTGGTCGAGAGCCTGCTGGTGCGGCTGGCCGAGACCGTCCAGGCCCTGGGCGAGGGTCACGCCCTTATGACCCGCCTGGAAAACCCCGACGCCCCGCTGTCGCCCAACCTTGCCGCCGCCACGGCCAACGCCGCGCGCCGCCGCATGCACAGCGACCTGCCGCTGGCGCTGCTGTCGGGGGCGGCGGCCGCGATCGCGGTGCTGCTGTCCTGCGGCATCTGGATCGTCTCGGGCTGGGGCGACGGCGCCTCGGCCCCGGTGATGGCGGCGGTGTTCTGCTGCTTCTTCGCGGCCATGGACGATCCCGTGCCCGCCATCCGCAGCTTCGGGATCTTCACCCTGGTCTCGCTGCCGCTGTCGGCGCTCTACATGTTCGCCGTGCTGCCGGCCATCGACGGCTATCCGCTGCTGGTCCTGACCCTGGCCCCACCGCTGCTGTTCATCGGCCTGTTCATTCCCAACCCCAAGACCATGGGTGCGGCCCTGGCCACGCTGATGGGATTCTGCAACGCGCTGGCGCTGCAGGAGACCTTCAGCGCCGACTTCGCCAGCTTCCTGAACGTCAATCTGGGCCAATTCGTCGGCCTGGGCGCGGCGATCTTCGTCACCGCCGCCATGCGCTCGATGAGCATCGACGCCGGCGCCCGGCGCCTGTTGTCGCGTACCTGGAAGAACCTGGCGCGCCTGGCCCGCTCCAACCGCGCGCCCGAGCCGGCCGCCTTCGCCGCCGCCCTGGTCGACCGCCTGGGCCTGCTGACTCCCAAGCTCGCCGCCGTGGGGCCGCGCGACGACCTCGTCGGCGTCGACGTGCTGCGCGACCTGCGGGTGGGCATGAACCTGGTGGCCGTCCAGACCGCCCGGGGCGAGACCTCGGGCTCGGCCCGGACCGCACTCGACGCCGTGCTCGACGGGGTAGGCGACCACTACGCCGCCCTGTCGGCCGGCCGTCGCCAGCCGCCGCGCGCCGACCTGCTGGTCCGCCTCGACCAGGCCCTGACCCGCATGGGCGAGGCCCGTTTCGCACCCAATAGCGCCCTGGGCGGCGTCACCGGCCTCGTCGGTCTGCGCCGCAACCTCTTCCCCGACGCCCCCGCCTTCAATCCGGAGTCCGCCGCATGA
- a CDS encoding MarR family winged helix-turn-helix transcriptional regulator, giving the protein MAEHGLSDARALPVLHIARAGGGLRQGVLAEELGVEGPSLVRVLDQLCAAGLVERRDDPADGRAKTLHLTDDGAALAVIAEDTVQAVRSRLLVGVSDEDLAATLRTFAAFEAALEAANGQGA; this is encoded by the coding sequence CTGGCCGAGCACGGCCTTTCCGACGCCCGCGCCCTGCCGGTGCTGCACATCGCCCGCGCCGGCGGCGGCCTGCGGCAAGGCGTCCTGGCCGAGGAGCTGGGCGTCGAAGGTCCGTCCCTGGTCCGCGTGCTCGACCAGTTGTGCGCCGCCGGCCTGGTGGAGCGCCGCGACGACCCCGCCGATGGCCGCGCCAAGACCCTGCACCTGACCGATGACGGCGCGGCCCTGGCCGTGATCGCCGAGGACACCGTCCAGGCCGTCCGCTCGCGCCTGCTGGTCGGGGTCAGCGACGAGGACCTGGCCGCCACCCTGCGCACCTTCGCCGCCTTCGAGGCGGCCCTGGAAGCCGCCAACGGGCAGGGGGCGTAG
- the ppdK gene encoding pyruvate, phosphate dikinase, whose product MPVETLTKSLWVYSFGGGGADGDASMKNLLGGKGANLAEMSSLGLPVPPGFTVTTEACVHYYANGKQYPAELAGQVAAGLAKIEAITGKRFGDVANPLLVSVRSGARASMPGMMDTVLNLGLNDETVEGLAVLSGDRRFAYDSYRRFIQMYSNVVLDLEHHMFEEILDDHKDRLDVHVDTGLTADDWAGVIKDYKAAVQNELGKPFPQDAQEQLWGAVGAVFASWMNDRAKFYRRMHDIPESWGTAVNIQSMVFGNMGDTSATGVAFTRNPSNGDNRLYGEFLINAQGEDVVAGIRTPQSLTKAAREEMGDTAPSMEEAMPEVFGQFKTVVETLERHYRDMQDIEFTVEQGVLYMLQTRNGKRTAKAALKIAVDMAAEGVISKEEGVSRVEPASLDQLLHPTIDPTAHRDVVTVGLPASPGAATGKIVFDSDEAEKAAANGEAVILVREETSPEDIHGMHAARGIITARGGMTSHAAVVARGMGRPCVSGAGDVSIFAKEGLFRAKGREFKAGETITIDGSTGEILAGAPKMIEPELTGDFATLMGWADQVRRLKVRANAETPLDAKTARQFGAEGIGLCRTEHMFFDDTRIAAVREMILADDEAGRRTALAKIAPFQKADFVELFTIMEGLPVTIRLLDPPLHEFLPHTEEDVQAVAVATGLDAAKLLRRAKELHETNPMLGHRGCRLGVSYPEIYEMQVRAILEAACEIAKSGKAAPVPEIMHPLVAKGEEMKYLRDLTDRVAKAVLAEQGVDLKYTVGTMIELPRAALRAGDLAANAEFFSFGTNDLTQTTFGISRDDAGKFLGAYIDKGIFEKDPFVSLDQDGVGDLIRIAAERGRAARPDVKLGICGEHGGDPASISFCEKVGLDYVSCSPYRVPIARLAAAQAALAGK is encoded by the coding sequence ATGCCGGTTGAGACGCTGACGAAGTCCCTATGGGTCTATTCGTTCGGGGGAGGCGGCGCTGACGGCGACGCCTCGATGAAGAACCTCCTCGGAGGCAAGGGCGCCAATCTCGCCGAGATGTCGTCGCTGGGCCTGCCGGTTCCGCCTGGCTTCACGGTCACCACCGAGGCCTGCGTCCACTACTACGCCAACGGCAAGCAGTACCCCGCCGAACTGGCCGGGCAGGTCGCCGCCGGTCTCGCCAAGATCGAGGCCATCACCGGCAAGCGCTTCGGCGACGTGGCCAACCCGCTGCTGGTCTCGGTGCGCTCGGGCGCCCGCGCCTCGATGCCGGGCATGATGGACACCGTCCTGAACCTGGGCCTCAACGACGAGACCGTCGAGGGCCTGGCCGTCCTGTCGGGCGACCGCCGCTTCGCCTACGACAGCTACCGCCGCTTCATCCAGATGTACTCGAACGTCGTGCTCGACCTGGAGCACCACATGTTCGAGGAGATCCTCGACGACCATAAGGATCGCCTGGACGTCCACGTCGACACCGGCCTCACCGCCGACGACTGGGCCGGCGTGATCAAGGACTACAAGGCCGCCGTCCAGAACGAGCTGGGCAAGCCGTTCCCGCAGGACGCCCAGGAGCAGCTGTGGGGCGCCGTCGGCGCCGTGTTCGCCAGCTGGATGAACGACCGCGCCAAGTTCTATCGCCGCATGCACGACATCCCCGAAAGCTGGGGCACGGCCGTCAACATCCAGTCGATGGTGTTCGGCAACATGGGCGACACCTCGGCCACGGGCGTCGCCTTCACGCGTAACCCGAGCAACGGCGACAACCGCCTGTACGGCGAGTTCCTGATCAACGCCCAGGGCGAGGACGTCGTCGCCGGCATCCGTACGCCGCAGTCGCTGACCAAGGCCGCCCGAGAGGAGATGGGCGACACCGCGCCGTCGATGGAAGAGGCGATGCCGGAGGTGTTCGGCCAGTTCAAGACCGTGGTCGAGACGCTGGAGCGCCACTACCGCGACATGCAGGACATCGAGTTCACCGTGGAGCAGGGCGTGCTCTACATGCTGCAGACTCGCAACGGCAAGCGCACCGCCAAGGCCGCGCTGAAGATCGCCGTCGACATGGCCGCCGAGGGCGTGATCAGCAAGGAGGAGGGCGTCTCGCGCGTCGAGCCGGCCTCGCTGGACCAGCTGCTGCACCCGACCATCGACCCGACCGCCCACCGCGACGTCGTCACCGTCGGCCTGCCGGCCTCGCCCGGCGCGGCCACCGGCAAGATCGTCTTCGACAGCGACGAGGCCGAGAAGGCCGCCGCCAACGGCGAGGCCGTGATCCTGGTGCGCGAGGAGACCTCGCCCGAGGACATCCACGGCATGCACGCCGCCCGCGGCATCATCACCGCCCGCGGCGGCATGACCAGCCACGCCGCCGTCGTGGCGCGCGGCATGGGCCGTCCCTGCGTCTCGGGCGCCGGCGACGTGTCGATCTTCGCCAAGGAAGGCCTGTTCCGGGCCAAGGGCCGCGAGTTCAAGGCCGGCGAGACGATCACCATCGACGGCTCCACCGGCGAGATCCTGGCCGGTGCGCCCAAGATGATCGAGCCCGAGCTGACCGGCGACTTCGCCACCCTGATGGGCTGGGCCGACCAGGTCCGCCGCCTGAAGGTGCGCGCCAACGCCGAGACGCCGCTCGACGCCAAGACCGCTCGCCAGTTCGGCGCGGAAGGGATCGGTCTGTGCCGCACCGAGCACATGTTCTTCGACGACACCCGCATCGCCGCGGTGCGCGAGATGATCCTGGCCGACGACGAGGCCGGCCGCCGCACGGCCTTGGCCAAGATCGCGCCCTTCCAGAAGGCCGACTTCGTCGAGCTGTTCACGATCATGGAAGGCCTGCCGGTCACCATCCGCCTGCTCGACCCGCCGCTGCACGAGTTCCTGCCGCACACGGAAGAAGACGTGCAGGCCGTGGCCGTGGCCACGGGGCTGGACGCCGCCAAGCTGCTGCGCCGCGCCAAGGAGCTGCACGAGACCAACCCCATGCTAGGCCATCGCGGCTGCCGCCTGGGCGTCTCCTATCCCGAGATCTACGAGATGCAGGTCCGGGCCATCCTCGAGGCGGCGTGCGAGATCGCCAAGTCGGGCAAGGCCGCGCCGGTGCCGGAGATCATGCACCCGCTGGTCGCCAAGGGCGAGGAGATGAAGTACCTGCGCGACCTGACCGACCGCGTCGCCAAGGCGGTGCTGGCCGAGCAGGGCGTCGACTTGAAGTACACCGTCGGCACGATGATCGAACTGCCGCGCGCCGCCCTGCGCGCCGGCGACCTGGCCGCCAACGCCGAGTTCTTCAGCTTCGGCACCAACGACCTGACCCAGACGACGTTCGGCATCAGCCGCGACGACGCCGGCAAGTTCCTGGGCGCCTACATCGACAAGGGCATCTTCGAGAAGGACCCGTTCGTCAGCCTCGACCAGGACGGCGTCGGCGACCTGATCCGCATCGCCGCCGAGCGGGGCAGGGCGGCTCGCCCCGACGTCAAGCTCGGCATCTGCGGCGAGCACGGCGGCGACCCGGCCTCGATCTCGTTCTGCGAGAAGGTCGGCCTCGACTACGTCTCCTGCTCGCCCTACCGCGTGCCGATCGCCCGCCTGGCGGCCGCGCAGGCGGCCCTGGCCGGGAAGTAG
- a CDS encoding RNA polymerase sigma factor — translation MGRDDAFEAILAEHGAMLGRIAAAYEADPERRRELRQEILLAVWRALPRHRGEAPLRAFIARVAHNRAITHVAREAGEPRRQPLDEAAPSGAPGPHETFEARHMRERLAQAVRALPLPFRQPALLTLEGFSPAEIAPMLGLNANTVSIRLTRAKAALRAALDPEDRR, via the coding sequence CTGGGACGGGACGACGCATTCGAGGCGATCCTCGCCGAGCACGGCGCGATGCTCGGGCGTATCGCGGCGGCCTACGAGGCCGATCCCGAGCGCCGGCGCGAACTGCGGCAGGAGATCCTGCTGGCCGTCTGGCGCGCCCTGCCCCGCCATCGCGGCGAGGCGCCGCTGCGCGCCTTCATCGCCCGGGTGGCGCACAACCGGGCGATCACCCACGTGGCTCGCGAAGCCGGCGAGCCCCGCCGCCAGCCGCTGGACGAGGCCGCCCCGTCCGGCGCGCCCGGTCCGCACGAGACCTTCGAGGCCCGGCACATGCGGGAGCGGCTGGCGCAGGCCGTGCGCGCCCTGCCCCTGCCCTTTCGCCAGCCCGCGCTGCTGACCCTGGAAGGGTTCTCGCCAGCCGAGATCGCCCCGATGCTGGGCCTGAACGCCAACACCGTCTCCATACGCCTGACCCGCGCCAAGGCCGCCCTGCGCGCCGCGCTCGATCCGGAGGATCGCCGATGA
- a CDS encoding DUF3606 domain-containing protein produces MAGLKDKRGFIDKDRLDLSERQAVEYWMKRWGVTREQITAAHRKVGRMTKDIAAELGKKR; encoded by the coding sequence ATGGCCGGCCTCAAGGACAAGCGTGGCTTCATCGACAAGGACCGCCTGGATCTCTCCGAGCGCCAGGCTGTCGAGTACTGGATGAAGCGCTGGGGCGTGACCCGCGAGCAGATCACGGCCGCCCATCGCAAGGTCGGCCGGATGACCAAGGACATCGCCGCCGAGCTCGGCAAGAAGCGCTGA
- a CDS encoding glutathionylspermidine synthase family protein yields the protein MRRLTLTPRADWREKAEAVGFVYHHTGGQAYWDEGTAYAFTLQEVEEHLEPAAAELHDLCLDLVDEAVASEGILEKLAIPREHWDFVAASWRAKEPSLYGRFDFGYDGSAPPKLYEYNADTPTSLFEAATFQWLWLEDLLGQGALPAGTDQFNSLFEAMRDRFKVLFPGGGFVHFASDDEAVEDRQTVRFLEDLAAQAGLDPKFVAMNAIGLNEEGQFVDTDGYLLQAAFKLYPWEDMLREPYAASLATAKVRWLEPPWKAILSNKAILPLLWERHKGHPNLLEAYFEGDPAASALGGSYVRKPLFSREGANVEIVGASAEPVLDQGYGAEGAIVQAFHPPPSFDGKHPVVGAWIVGAEPVGMGIREDDSQVTKNLARFVPHIIEG from the coding sequence GTGCGTCGTCTTACCCTGACCCCTCGCGCCGACTGGCGCGAGAAGGCCGAGGCCGTCGGCTTCGTCTACCATCACACCGGCGGACAGGCCTATTGGGACGAGGGGACGGCGTACGCCTTCACGCTCCAGGAGGTCGAGGAGCACCTGGAGCCGGCCGCCGCCGAGCTTCACGACCTGTGCCTCGACCTCGTCGACGAGGCGGTGGCCAGCGAAGGAATCCTCGAAAAACTGGCGATCCCGCGCGAGCACTGGGACTTCGTCGCCGCGTCCTGGCGCGCCAAGGAGCCCTCGCTCTACGGCCGCTTCGACTTCGGCTACGACGGCTCGGCGCCGCCCAAGCTCTACGAATACAACGCCGACACCCCCACGAGCCTGTTCGAGGCCGCCACCTTCCAGTGGCTGTGGCTGGAAGACCTGCTGGGGCAGGGCGCGCTGCCGGCCGGGACCGACCAGTTCAACAGCCTGTTCGAGGCGATGCGCGATCGCTTCAAGGTGCTGTTTCCCGGCGGAGGCTTCGTTCACTTCGCCAGCGACGACGAGGCCGTCGAGGATCGCCAGACGGTGCGCTTCCTGGAAGACCTCGCCGCCCAGGCGGGCCTGGACCCCAAGTTCGTGGCCATGAACGCCATCGGCCTCAACGAAGAGGGCCAGTTCGTCGACACCGACGGCTACCTGCTGCAGGCGGCGTTCAAGCTCTATCCCTGGGAAGACATGCTGCGCGAGCCATACGCGGCCAGCCTGGCCACGGCCAAGGTCCGCTGGCTGGAGCCGCCGTGGAAGGCGATCCTGTCCAACAAGGCGATCCTTCCGCTGCTGTGGGAGCGCCACAAGGGCCATCCCAACCTGCTGGAGGCCTATTTCGAGGGCGATCCGGCCGCCTCGGCGCTGGGCGGCAGCTACGTGCGCAAGCCGCTGTTCTCGCGCGAAGGGGCCAATGTCGAGATCGTCGGCGCGTCCGCAGAACCCGTGCTCGACCAGGGCTATGGCGCCGAGGGCGCGATCGTCCAGGCCTTCCACCCGCCGCCCAGCTTCGACGGCAAGCATCCGGTCGTCGGCGCCTGGATCGTCGGAGCCGAGCCCGTCGGCATGGGCATCCGCGAGGACGACAGCCAGGTCACCAAGAACCTCGCCCGGTTCGTGCCGCACATCATCGAGGGGTGA
- a CDS encoding PspA/IM30 family protein, giving the protein MSIWRKLFTLGRAGAHEATSAVVDANAIRILDQEIRDADSAQAKARDNLATLVARRRIQENDVKSLREQVAKYENSARAAVTKGDMDLARQVAQRIADIESEISLKEPQIGSMREAEDQLHQAIAATDRRIDTLKREVEVVKVNESVQKAQEAVTARGAGAGASLGSAADSLARIKERQMVRGEKIKAAGELEDRRTGADLDEKLRVAGILPGQSSADDILARLAPQPAPLQIEDKAADGSKSE; this is encoded by the coding sequence ATGTCCATCTGGCGCAAGCTGTTCACCCTGGGTCGCGCCGGCGCCCACGAAGCCACGTCCGCCGTCGTCGACGCCAACGCGATCCGCATCCTCGACCAGGAGATCCGCGACGCCGACTCGGCCCAGGCCAAGGCGCGCGACAACCTCGCCACCCTGGTCGCCCGCCGCCGCATCCAGGAGAACGACGTCAAGAGCCTGCGCGAGCAGGTCGCCAAGTACGAGAACTCCGCCCGCGCCGCCGTCACCAAGGGCGACATGGACCTGGCCCGCCAGGTGGCCCAGCGCATCGCCGACATCGAGAGCGAGATCTCGCTGAAGGAACCGCAGATCGGCTCCATGCGCGAGGCCGAGGACCAGCTGCACCAGGCCATCGCCGCCACCGACCGCCGCATCGACACGCTCAAGCGCGAGGTCGAGGTCGTGAAGGTCAACGAGTCCGTCCAGAAGGCGCAGGAAGCGGTCACCGCCCGCGGCGCCGGCGCGGGCGCCTCGCTGGGCTCGGCCGCCGACAGCCTGGCGCGGATCAAGGAACGCCAGATGGTCCGCGGCGAGAAGATCAAAGCCGCCGGCGAGCTGGAAGACCGCCGCACGGGCGCGGATCTCGACGAGAAGCTGCGCGTGGCCGGCATCCTGCCGGGCCAGTCGTCGGCCGACGACATCCTGGCCCGTCTCGCGCCGCAGCCCGCCCCGCTGCAGATCGAGGACAAGGCCGCCGACGGTTCGAAGAGCGAGTAA